The following proteins are encoded in a genomic region of Paenibacillus sp. FSL R7-0273:
- a CDS encoding alpha/beta hydrolase encodes MSNYNKIVLEPAALQFANDNSEPPFLPDLGPEKGRETVNNVQSGQIDKPAVDIQDTTVSGGPGGQVPVRIIRPLNRVGDDLPVILYIHGAGWVFGNSHTHDRLIRELAAGAEAAVVFPEYSLSPEAKYPTAIEEIYAVLEWISREGGKNGLDSGNITVAGDSVGGNMTAAITLMAKERSGPKIAKQLLFYPVTDAAFDTESYHLFAEGYFLQRTGMQWFWDQYTADPEERAQITASPLRASLEQLSGLPEALIITGEADVLRDEGEAYANKLREAGVPVTAVRFQGIIHDFVMLNAMADTEAKKGALLLATAWLKQ; translated from the coding sequence ATGTCTAATTATAACAAAATCGTGCTGGAGCCAGCTGCTCTGCAATTTGCGAATGATAACTCGGAGCCCCCTTTTCTCCCAGACCTTGGCCCGGAAAAAGGCCGGGAAACAGTAAATAATGTTCAGTCCGGCCAGATTGATAAGCCTGCAGTCGACATTCAGGATACTACTGTCTCTGGCGGCCCCGGCGGTCAAGTGCCGGTGCGGATTATCCGCCCGCTGAACAGAGTCGGTGACGACCTGCCGGTCATCCTCTATATTCATGGCGCAGGCTGGGTTTTCGGCAATAGCCACACCCATGACCGGCTGATCCGTGAGCTGGCAGCCGGTGCTGAAGCTGCAGTTGTTTTTCCTGAATACAGCCTGTCGCCGGAAGCTAAATATCCAACGGCTATTGAAGAAATCTATGCTGTTCTGGAGTGGATTTCCAGGGAGGGCGGAAAAAACGGGCTGGACAGCGGAAACATTACCGTGGCGGGTGACAGTGTCGGCGGTAATATGACAGCCGCTATTACGCTCATGGCCAAGGAGCGCAGCGGACCGAAGATTGCCAAGCAGCTGCTCTTCTATCCGGTAACGGATGCCGCCTTTGATACTGAATCGTATCATCTGTTCGCAGAAGGCTATTTCCTGCAGCGTACAGGCATGCAATGGTTCTGGGATCAATATACGGCTGACCCGGAAGAACGGGCGCAGATCACCGCCTCTCCGCTCCGGGCAAGCCTGGAGCAGCTAAGCGGTCTGCCCGAGGCGCTGATCATTACAGGAGAAGCAGATGTGCTGCGTGATGAAGGTGAAGCCTATGCCAATAAGCTGCGCGAAGCCGGTGTACCGGTTACAGCCGTACGATTCCAGGGCATCATCCATGACTTCGTGATGCTGAATGCAATGGCAGATACCGAAGCGAAAAAAGGCGCCCTGCTGCTGGCAACTGCCTGGTTAAAGCAATAA
- a CDS encoding outer membrane protein assembly factor BamB family protein, with translation MSKTTLGLALLLAAGLLTYGLVTASHGADSSQNSQNQDPKEVTEAASAKITPKPSQEAVKPLQIRWQADTDGSGIYSEAPPVSDGRFFYSYNNTLNAASLPSGSIAWTFENAGTPEIISDNAIYTISGSDHLIKLSADTGQQLWSTQVAKQPMEVGGHARLTGRTIIFANESGGIAGYDPDTGRQLWSNPDIPMYAGTIHGEHEGVLIVSGTIDNIRSQYFGLDPATGKQLWRTEGILSPVTTYEDDLVLRETAAEQYIPGDSPVAGHLLTLVRLDSATGQLTGQEQYQPLADVSLTGSSQALIEQPYVYTVDGTLDQTESRLTRFTLGQTEGSSAKSYDEYGALAAGPTDGMAFFRQNNVLTGVHLADDRTVTFTAPANGIR, from the coding sequence TTGTCCAAAACCACCCTTGGACTCGCTTTGCTGCTGGCCGCCGGCCTGCTTACATACGGTCTTGTCACCGCTTCGCATGGAGCGGATTCCAGCCAGAATAGCCAAAACCAAGACCCGAAGGAAGTAACTGAAGCTGCTTCAGCGAAAATTACGCCAAAACCGTCTCAGGAAGCTGTCAAGCCGCTTCAGATTAGGTGGCAGGCTGATACTGACGGCAGCGGCATATATTCGGAGGCTCCCCCTGTCTCGGACGGCCGTTTCTTCTACTCATACAATAATACTCTAAATGCCGCCAGCCTCCCCTCCGGTTCAATCGCCTGGACTTTTGAGAACGCCGGAACGCCGGAAATCATCAGCGATAACGCTATTTATACCATAAGCGGCAGTGATCACCTCATTAAGCTGTCAGCGGACACCGGACAGCAGCTCTGGAGCACACAGGTTGCCAAGCAGCCTATGGAAGTAGGCGGACATGCCCGCTTGACCGGCAGGACCATTATTTTTGCCAATGAAAGCGGCGGTATAGCCGGCTACGACCCTGATACAGGCCGGCAGCTGTGGTCAAATCCGGATATCCCGATGTATGCCGGCACCATTCACGGTGAGCATGAAGGAGTGCTGATCGTATCCGGTACCATCGATAATATCCGCTCGCAATACTTCGGGCTGGATCCTGCGACCGGAAAGCAGCTGTGGCGCACGGAAGGTATCTTAAGTCCGGTTACAACCTATGAAGATGACCTGGTGCTGCGCGAGACGGCTGCTGAGCAGTACATTCCCGGAGACTCACCGGTTGCAGGTCACCTTCTGACCCTTGTAAGACTGGATTCTGCGACAGGACAACTGACCGGGCAAGAGCAATACCAGCCCCTTGCGGATGTCAGCCTGACGGGAAGCAGCCAGGCTCTAATTGAACAGCCCTATGTCTATACGGTTGATGGTACACTGGATCAAACAGAAAGCCGCCTTACCCGGTTTACCCTGGGTCAAACAGAAGGCTCCAGCGCTAAAAGCTACGATGAGTACGGTGCTTTGGCAGCCGGTCCTACAGATGGTATGGCTTTTTTCCGCCAGAATAATGTGCTGACTGGTGTTCATCTTGCGGATGACCGGACCGTTACCTTCACTGCTCCAGCCAATGGAATACGCTGA
- a CDS encoding DUF4184 family protein, with protein MPLTFAHPAIILPFSRKSTYVHFSAMVLGSMSPDFEYFVRGRPVAEIGHSFTGFIVFNLPLVAVICLIYHYLVHRTLMIHLPRFLQDTYTHRTAASPVTRITVFLYSALFGMLTHVAWDAFTHKQGFMVTKFPGVFNHSFSVYGYDIPLYKFLQHGSTLLGLSLIFIYLVLRSRSNKQEPFSKSVKQKAIFWAAACLSAVVILLVWYIAAPVSLSSYGVHVVRIVDSVCLGLLGICLFQKLRLLSRNK; from the coding sequence ATGCCCTTAACCTTTGCACACCCGGCAATCATATTACCCTTTTCCCGCAAAAGCACCTACGTTCATTTTTCCGCGATGGTCCTGGGCAGCATGTCTCCGGATTTCGAGTATTTTGTCAGAGGCCGGCCGGTGGCTGAGATCGGACATTCTTTTACCGGATTTATTGTGTTTAATCTGCCGCTGGTCGCCGTCATTTGTCTGATCTATCACTATTTGGTGCACCGGACTTTAATGATCCATCTGCCGCGTTTCCTCCAGGACACTTACACACACCGTACAGCAGCAAGTCCCGTTACACGGATCACTGTCTTCCTCTATTCAGCGCTCTTCGGCATGCTCACGCATGTGGCCTGGGATGCTTTTACCCACAAGCAGGGGTTTATGGTGACCAAATTCCCGGGAGTGTTCAACCACAGCTTCAGCGTGTACGGTTATGACATACCTTTATACAAATTTTTGCAGCATGGCAGCACATTACTTGGGCTAAGCCTGATCTTCATTTATCTGGTTCTCAGGAGCCGGTCTAACAAGCAGGAGCCATTCAGCAAATCCGTTAAGCAAAAAGCGATCTTCTGGGCCGCCGCCTGCCTGTCAGCTGTTGTCATTCTATTAGTCTGGTATATAGCTGCACCTGTATCCCTATCAAGCTATGGTGTCCATGTTGTGAGAATTGTGGACTCCGTGTGCCTGGGTCTGCTTGGGATCTGTCTGTTTCAAAAGCTTCGCCTGCTCAGCCGCAATAAATAG
- a CDS encoding aminotransferase class I/II-fold pyridoxal phosphate-dependent enzyme, whose translation MATGKSGAVQKWRSDKLSHLGSSIFAEVAGWKEEARTNGHDIIDLGIGSPDQAPAPEIREALSAAVLRDDSYSYPASKGSAVFREQAAKWMSWRFGVDVDPGEELVSLMGSQDGLAHLALAVCNPGDLAIVPDPGYPIYSGSLAIAGVKAWPLPLLAENDFLPDLDSIPDEVWREAAFILLAFPGNPISVTADYAYMEKLVALALKWEVLIIHDLAYSEMGFDGYRPLSILQVPGAIHTAVEFHSFSKSFNMAGCRIGFMTGNREAVGALRELKSNVDYGVFNPVQEAAVLALELAMRGDGRLEVAPLYEHRRDMFVQALAEEGWSVPGPKATMFIWAPLPEGFCTGQSGRSRQFAQELLLKTGVAVIPGDAFGAQGEGFVRIALVEDEVRLKEAARRIGGFVRAL comes from the coding sequence ATGGCAACCGGAAAATCAGGCGCTGTCCAAAAATGGAGATCGGACAAGCTTTCACATTTAGGCTCTTCAATTTTTGCCGAGGTGGCAGGCTGGAAGGAGGAGGCGCGTACTAACGGTCATGACATCATTGATCTGGGTATCGGCAGTCCGGACCAGGCACCCGCTCCGGAAATCCGGGAAGCGCTCAGTGCAGCGGTGCTCCGGGATGACAGCTATTCTTACCCGGCTTCCAAAGGGAGTGCTGTATTCCGTGAGCAGGCTGCCAAGTGGATGAGCTGGCGGTTTGGCGTGGACGTTGATCCCGGGGAGGAGCTGGTGTCGCTGATGGGCTCCCAGGACGGGCTGGCCCATCTGGCCTTAGCGGTGTGTAATCCCGGAGATTTGGCAATCGTGCCCGACCCGGGGTATCCCATCTATTCGGGATCACTTGCTATCGCCGGGGTGAAGGCCTGGCCGCTGCCGCTGCTTGCCGAGAATGATTTCCTGCCCGATCTGGACAGCATTCCGGATGAGGTGTGGCGGGAGGCTGCTTTTATTCTGCTTGCCTTCCCGGGGAATCCGATTTCGGTTACGGCAGACTATGCTTACATGGAGAAGCTGGTGGCGCTGGCTCTGAAATGGGAGGTGCTGATCATCCATGATCTGGCTTACTCGGAAATGGGCTTTGACGGCTATCGTCCGCTGAGCATCCTGCAGGTGCCTGGAGCGATACATACGGCGGTGGAGTTTCATTCCTTTTCCAAAAGCTTCAACATGGCCGGCTGCCGCATCGGATTCATGACCGGCAACCGTGAAGCAGTAGGTGCGCTCCGTGAACTCAAGAGTAATGTGGATTACGGCGTGTTCAATCCGGTGCAGGAGGCGGCGGTGCTGGCATTGGAGCTGGCAATGCGGGGAGATGGGCGCCTTGAGGTTGCTCCGCTCTATGAACACAGACGGGACATGTTCGTGCAGGCGCTGGCTGAGGAAGGCTGGAGCGTTCCGGGCCCGAAGGCCACGATGTTTATCTGGGCACCGCTGCCGGAGGGTTTTTGTACTGGTCAGTCAGGGCGGTCACGGCAGTTTGCGCAGGAGCTGCTGCTTAAGACCGGAGTGGCAGTAATCCCGGGGGATGCTTTTGGCGCACAGGGAGAAGGCTTTGTACGGATTGCGCTGGTAGAGGATGAAGTACGGCTTAAAGAGGCTGCGCGGAGAATCGGCGGATTTGTCCGGGCGTTATAA
- a CDS encoding helix-turn-helix transcriptional regulator translates to MKNRLEEIRKQHGIKQEELAAALEVSRQTIGSLENGRYNPSIILAFKIARYFNLSVEEIFIYEEEQK, encoded by the coding sequence TTGAAAAACAGGCTTGAGGAAATTCGTAAACAGCACGGCATTAAGCAGGAAGAGCTTGCGGCAGCCTTGGAAGTATCCAGGCAGACAATCGGCTCGCTCGAAAACGGAAGATACAACCCTTCCATCATTTTGGCTTTTAAAATCGCCCGTTATTTTAACCTGTCGGTTGAGGAGATTTTTATCTATGAGGAGGAACAGAAATGA
- a CDS encoding histidine phosphatase family protein — MHTFIYMVRHGDSPKTEGNERTRGLTEKGKADVFRVTDLLQREEIDMFVSSPYERAVMTIEHLAEASGKEVLLYEELKERIFLNEDKRLPDEVLIPLLEKSFVDPDYSLPGGESNAECQGRAMTVIQELLQEHEGKKIAIGTHGAVMVLIMNAYDAKYDLDFLLNLSKPDVYRLEFDGVELVEVVRLWS; from the coding sequence ATGCACACTTTCATCTATATGGTAAGGCACGGTGATTCACCAAAGACAGAAGGCAACGAAAGAACCAGAGGGCTGACAGAAAAGGGGAAGGCGGATGTATTCCGGGTGACTGATTTGCTGCAGCGGGAAGAGATAGATATGTTTGTCTCAAGTCCCTATGAAAGAGCAGTTATGACCATTGAGCATTTGGCCGAAGCCAGCGGCAAGGAAGTGCTATTATATGAGGAGCTTAAGGAAAGGATTTTTCTGAATGAAGACAAGCGCCTGCCTGATGAGGTGCTGATCCCTTTATTGGAGAAATCTTTCGTAGACCCGGATTATTCATTGCCGGGCGGAGAATCGAATGCGGAATGTCAGGGCCGGGCAATGACCGTGATCCAAGAGCTGTTACAGGAGCATGAGGGGAAAAAGATAGCTATAGGCACCCACGGTGCTGTGATGGTCCTAATTATGAATGCTTATGATGCAAAGTATGATCTGGATTTCCTGCTGAACTTGTCCAAGCCTGATGTATACAGACTGGAGTTCGACGGGGTTGAGCTGGTTGAGGTTGTGAGACTGTGGAGTTAA